In Canis lupus dingo isolate Sandy chromosome 25, ASM325472v2, whole genome shotgun sequence, one genomic interval encodes:
- the DUSP28 gene encoding dual specificity phosphatase 28: MRPGPAGRDLPGAASPAPPPFARVAPSLFLGSARAAASPALLARAGVTLCVNVSRQQPGPAAPGVAELRVPVLDDPAEDLLAHLEPTCAAMEAAVRAGGACLVYCKNGRSRSAAVCTAYLMRHRGLSLARAFQAVKSARPVAEPNPGFWSQLQQYEATLQSLPQPSPTGEPSGQGSRTGDEPQSEP, encoded by the exons ATGCGCCCGGGACCCGCCGGCCGCGACCTCCCCGGGGCCGCctcgcccgcgccgccgccgttCGCGCGCGTCGCCCCGTCCCTCTTCCTGGGGAGCGCgcgcgccgccgcctccccggccCTGCTGGCGCGCGCGGGGGTCACCCTGTGCGTCAACGTCTCGCGCCAgcagcccggcccggccgcgcccGGTGTGGCCGAGCTGCGCGTGCCCGTGCTCGACGACCCGGCCGAGGACCTGCTGGCGCACCTGGAGCCCACCTGCGCCGCCATGGAGGCCGCGGTGCGCGCGGGCGGCGCCTGCCTGGTCTACTGCAAGAACGGCCGCAGCCGCTCGGCCGCCGTCTGCACCGCCTACCTCATGCGGCACCGCGGCCTCAGCCTGGCGCGGGCCTTCCAG GCGGTGAAGAGCGCCCGTCCGGTGGCCGAGCCCAACCCGGGTTTCTGGTCTCAGCTGCAGCAGTACGAGGCGACCCTGCAGTCCCTGCCCCAGCCGTCGCCGACCGGGGAGCCCTCGGGACAGGGCTCCCGAACCGGAGATGAGCCCCAGAGTGAGCCCTAG